A portion of the Calothrix sp. 336/3 genome contains these proteins:
- a CDS encoding endonuclease domain-containing protein: protein MIQEQNFPSEQAEGGVQPTWKTPTELWEKLKPLARQMRREPTAAENRLWQRLKNKQILGYKFRRQHAIDRFIVDFICNQAQLVIEVDGEIHDYTQQQDGIRQEFLESLGLRVIRFRNEEVLEHIDGVVEEIVRYLEQNPTP, encoded by the coding sequence ATGATTCAAGAGCAAAATTTCCCCTCGGAGCAAGCCGAAGGTGGAGTTCAACCAACTTGGAAAACGCCAACCGAATTATGGGAAAAGCTGAAACCATTAGCGCGACAGATGCGACGCGAACCAACAGCAGCAGAAAATCGACTTTGGCAAAGGCTGAAAAACAAGCAAATATTGGGCTATAAGTTTCGTCGTCAACATGCTATTGACAGGTTTATTGTTGATTTTATTTGTAACCAAGCCCAGTTAGTTATTGAGGTGGATGGAGAAATTCACGATTACACCCAACAACAGGATGGAATTCGTCAGGAATTCCTGGAGAGTCTGGGATTACGAGTAATTAGATTTCGCAATGAGGAAGTTTTGGAACATATTGATGGGGTAGTAGAAGAGATTGTGCGTTACTTGGAGCAGAACCCCACCCCCTAG
- a CDS encoding tetratricopeptide repeat protein, producing MAFTLTFALSQNQTFELRCNYGDRRLDTEALATLINLCEEKYYTKDFDSPAELKKIGRELYQWLDGKEGWLRRGLEDDSDQKIYLDLIQTSEAQGLNPQTQKVALGLAHLPWELLHDGSRFLLIESSVLPVRKVQQRQQNGNQSAFLGVQNRPLRLLFMATSPEHPGVISLNFEQEEAKILAATEKQPLALVVEESGSVEELKNLVQSYPEDYFDVFHLTGHGVIYTEDDFGNLLPPGKTIKDNTPCFITEDDFGNVVFTTAEDLAKAFKNRFPRVIFLSGCHTGQLADGGSVPSMAQALVKAGAGIVLGWARPVYDRTGITAAEALYESLATGETVEEAVIVAHQKMLEKKHPDGHLLRIYRDTRDIQKLVTPLRTAKREKLKFKAAESEFLDENNLVKVASHGEFVGRRRALQRCLRALRETSDEIGVFIAGMGGLGKSSLAARLCTRVQSQRQNFERVVLVGIVNEVELIGKLAKKFERFGLGKILNEPEISLQGRLQNFFEHIEQELDKPLLLVLDDFEQNIPTANIAQKNDSGSLRMVSEAYRVLEAICAALAENQGSSRLIVTCRYLQEDTLPPHSLHLEKLATMGKADINKIYREYDEGVQREVQKNRIITIADGNPRLLKWLVDVVKLPGISGDELLTRLEAVELKFRENILAQTLLSGLEDGEKKFLARLSVFRLPVTEEIINNLTPNPSPLAERGAGNQSSSPFLQSGQGAGNQSSSPFLQSEQGEGNQFSSSSRQAGQGAGNQFSSSSVQAGQGAGNQFSSSSVQAGQGAGNQSSSSSLQAGQGAGNQFSSSSVQAGQGAGNQSSSPSPQAGQGVRGWGSGFAERLAKLVGLSLVESATVYETQQPEYRVTTILEPLLQPVLTAEEWQTTNKAATQSIYKSWWEDSGDTYNEEQAREIVRLAVLAEEKEIAVTVGDKMANRWVNGSRYVEALEICREILQLGEDYRISGTIARAEVTLGLVEEAMKHYQTALEICPEDELIRKGAIIHNMALLKAQQGDIEDAIALYNQSLEITESINDIKGKAETLHNMALLKAQQGDIEAAIALYNQSLQITESINHVKMKATTLHNMALLKAQQGDIEAAIALYNQSLQIEESINDIKGKATTLHNMAYLKAQQGDIEAAIALYNQSLEIEESINNVQGKAATLHNMANLKAQQGDIEGAYTLFNQSLQIKESINDVRGKAATLHEMAGLKAQQGDIEGAYTLYNQSLLITESINDVRGKATTLHALAFLKAQQGDIEGAIALYNQSLEITESINDVKTKAATLHAMAYLKAQQGDIEGAIALYNQSLQIKESINDVGGKAGTLNNMAYLAGKIGDTARELELYLQVADILGKIRDYINLRTVLSNLCVTDENQGIIYLAQAAWLCLRVQIPLTATVETFEAMYNSVPQGDEMEALLGRTAVYLCQVRGANHPQLEELQQRSFKILAGAAVAQAIETQEAFDTWIEQQQLNNPEYFIPRLVEKLAEIVGDGWLFERF from the coding sequence ATGGCTTTCACCCTCACCTTTGCCCTCAGCCAAAACCAAACCTTTGAACTGCGCTGTAATTATGGCGATCGCCGCTTGGATACGGAAGCTCTAGCAACGTTAATTAATTTATGCGAGGAGAAATATTACACCAAAGATTTTGATTCACCCGCAGAGTTAAAGAAAATTGGACGGGAGTTGTATCAATGGTTAGATGGGAAAGAAGGTTGGTTACGTCGGGGTTTAGAGGATGATAGTGACCAGAAAATTTATCTCGATTTAATTCAAACCAGTGAAGCCCAAGGATTAAACCCCCAAACCCAGAAAGTGGCGTTAGGGTTGGCACATTTACCTTGGGAATTATTACACGATGGTTCTCGGTTTTTACTGATAGAATCCAGTGTTTTGCCAGTGCGGAAGGTGCAGCAACGGCAGCAAAATGGGAATCAAAGTGCTTTCTTGGGGGTACAAAATCGCCCATTGCGGTTGCTATTTATGGCAACTTCCCCCGAACATCCTGGTGTTATATCTTTGAATTTTGAGCAGGAAGAGGCGAAGATATTAGCAGCGACGGAAAAGCAACCTCTGGCTTTGGTGGTAGAAGAAAGCGGTTCTGTGGAGGAATTAAAAAACCTTGTGCAATCCTACCCGGAAGATTATTTTGATGTGTTTCATCTCACGGGGCATGGGGTAATTTACACGGAAGATGATTTTGGTAATTTACTGCCACCAGGGAAGACAATCAAAGATAATACGCCCTGTTTTATTACCGAAGATGATTTTGGTAATGTTGTATTTACGACTGCCGAGGATTTAGCCAAAGCCTTCAAAAACAGGTTCCCACGGGTAATTTTCCTTTCCGGTTGCCACACGGGACAATTGGCAGATGGGGGAAGCGTTCCCTCCATGGCTCAGGCTTTGGTAAAAGCGGGTGCAGGTATAGTATTAGGTTGGGCACGTCCGGTGTACGACAGGACGGGTATAACTGCCGCAGAAGCTTTATATGAGTCTTTAGCGACGGGTGAGACGGTGGAAGAAGCGGTAATTGTCGCTCATCAAAAAATGTTGGAAAAAAAACATCCCGATGGGCATTTATTACGGATTTACCGGGATACGCGAGATATTCAGAAATTGGTGACACCGTTAAGAACAGCAAAACGGGAAAAGCTGAAATTTAAAGCCGCAGAAAGCGAATTTTTGGATGAGAATAATCTTGTCAAAGTTGCCAGTCATGGGGAATTTGTCGGACGTAGACGCGCTTTACAAAGGTGTTTGCGAGCATTGCGGGAAACCAGTGACGAGATTGGGGTATTTATTGCGGGGATGGGGGGATTGGGTAAAAGTTCCCTCGCTGCGCGGTTGTGTACGCGAGTGCAGTCGCAACGGCAGAATTTTGAGCGGGTGGTGTTGGTTGGTATTGTCAATGAGGTGGAGTTAATTGGGAAACTGGCGAAAAAGTTCGAGCGCTTTGGTTTGGGGAAAATATTGAACGAACCGGAAATTTCTCTCCAAGGACGATTACAGAACTTTTTTGAACATATCGAGCAGGAATTAGACAAACCGTTGTTATTGGTTTTGGATGACTTCGAGCAGAATATTCCCACGGCAAATATTGCCCAAAAAAATGACAGTGGTAGCTTGCGGATGGTTTCGGAAGCTTACCGAGTTTTAGAAGCGATTTGTGCAGCTTTGGCAGAAAATCAAGGTTCAAGTCGGTTGATTGTCACCTGTCGCTATTTGCAAGAAGATACTTTACCACCCCATAGCTTGCATTTGGAAAAGTTAGCCACCATGGGGAAGGCTGATATTAATAAGATTTATCGTGAATACGATGAGGGAGTTCAACGAGAGGTACAGAAAAATCGCATAATTACAATTGCCGACGGTAATCCCCGGTTGTTGAAATGGTTGGTGGATGTGGTGAAATTGCCAGGAATCTCTGGGGATGAGTTGTTGACGCGGTTGGAAGCGGTAGAGTTGAAGTTTCGGGAAAATATTTTGGCTCAAACCCTGTTGAGTGGGTTGGAGGATGGGGAAAAAAAGTTTCTGGCTAGGTTGAGCGTGTTTAGACTTCCGGTGACGGAGGAGATAATTAATAACCTCACCCCCAACCCCTCTCCGCTAGCGGAGAGGGGAGCAGGAAATCAATCTAGTTCTCCCTTTCTGCAATCGGGGCAGGGAGCAGGAAATCAATCTAGTTCTCCCTTTCTGCAATCGGAGCAGGGAGAAGGAAATCAATTTAGCTCCTCTTCTCGGCAAGCAGGGCAGGGAGCAGGAAATCAATTTAGCTCCTCCTCTGTGCAAGCAGGGCAGGGAGCAGGAAATCAATTTAGCTCCTCCTCTGTGCAAGCAGGGCAGGGAGCAGGAAATCAATCTAGCTCCTCTTCTCTGCAAGCAGGGCAGGGAGCAGGAAATCAATTTAGCTCCTCCTCTGTGCAAGCAGGGCAGGGAGCAGGAAATCAATCTAGTTCCCCCTCCCCGCAAGCGGGGCAGGGGGTTAGGGGGTGGGGTTCCGGATTCGCGGAGAGGTTGGCGAAGTTGGTGGGTTTGAGTTTGGTGGAATCGGCGACGGTGTATGAAACCCAACAGCCAGAATATCGCGTGACGACGATTTTAGAGCCGTTGTTGCAACCTGTATTAACAGCAGAGGAATGGCAAACTACCAACAAAGCTGCAACCCAGAGTATTTATAAAAGTTGGTGGGAAGATTCGGGAGATACCTACAACGAAGAACAAGCGCGGGAAATCGTCAGGTTAGCGGTATTAGCTGAAGAGAAAGAAATAGCCGTTACCGTTGGGGATAAGATGGCGAATAGATGGGTGAATGGTAGTCGGTATGTGGAAGCTCTGGAAATCTGCCGGGAAATTCTCCAATTAGGTGAAGATTACCGGATTTCGGGAACCATTGCCAGAGCAGAAGTAACTTTGGGTTTGGTTGAGGAGGCAATGAAGCATTATCAAACCGCTTTAGAAATTTGCCCAGAGGATGAATTAATCAGAAAAGGAGCCATCATTCACAACATGGCTCTTTTAAAAGCACAACAGGGAGACATTGAAGATGCGATCGCTCTTTACAACCAATCCCTGGAAATCACAGAATCCATCAACGACATAAAAGGGAAAGCTGAAACTCTTCACAACATGGCTCTTTTAAAAGCGCAACAGGGAGATATAGAAGCAGCGATCGCCCTTTACAATCAATCCTTACAAATCACAGAATCCATCAACCATGTGAAAATGAAAGCTACCACCCTCCACAACATGGCTCTTTTAAAAGCGCAACAGGGAGATATTGAAGCAGCGATCGCTCTCTACAACCAATCCTTACAAATCGAGGAATCCATCAACGACATAAAAGGGAAAGCTACTACTCTCCACAATATGGCTTATTTAAAAGCACAACAGGGAGATATTGAAGCAGCGATCGCCCTTTACAACCAATCCCTGGAAATCGAAGAATCCATCAACAATGTGCAAGGGAAAGCTGCTACCCTCCACAACATGGCAAATTTAAAAGCGCAACAGGGAGACATCGAAGGTGCTTACACTCTTTTCAACCAATCCCTACAAATCAAAGAATCCATCAACGATGTGCGAGGGAAAGCAGCCACACTCCACGAAATGGCAGGATTAAAAGCACAACAGGGAGACATCGAAGGTGCTTACACTCTTTACAACCAATCCTTACTAATCACAGAATCCATCAACGATGTGCGAGGGAAAGCTACTACCCTCCACGCACTTGCATTCTTAAAAGCACAACAGGGAGATATAGAAGGAGCGATCGCCCTTTACAACCAATCCCTGGAAATCACAGAATCCATCAACGATGTGAAAACGAAAGCTGCTACCCTCCACGCAATGGCATATTTAAAAGCGCAACAGGGAGATATAGAAGGAGCGATCGCCCTTTACAACCAATCGTTACAAATAAAAGAATCCATCAACGATGTGGGAGGGAAAGCAGGAACGTTGAATAATATGGCTTATTTAGCTGGAAAAATAGGGGATACAGCTAGAGAATTAGAACTTTATTTGCAAGTTGCTGATATTTTGGGGAAAATCCGCGATTACATCAACTTACGCACAGTTTTATCTAACTTATGTGTCACCGATGAAAACCAGGGAATTATCTACCTCGCACAAGCAGCATGGTTGTGTCTGCGGGTGCAAATCCCCTTAACAGCTACCGTAGAAACATTTGAAGCTATGTACAACAGCGTTCCCCAAGGTGATGAAATGGAAGCTTTGCTGGGTAGGACTGCGGTGTATTTATGTCAGGTTCGCGGTGCGAATCATCCCCAGTTAGAAGAGTTACAACAGCGTAGTTTCAAGATTTTAGCAGGTGCGGCAGTTGCACAGGCAATTGAGACACAGGAAGCTTTTGATACTTGGATTGAGCAGCAACAGTTGAATAATCCTGAGTATTTTATCCCGCGATTGGTTGAGAAGTTGGCGGAAATCGTCGGCGATGGCTGGTTGTTTGAGCGGTTTTAG
- a CDS encoding GTPase family protein yields the protein MTEQSDDNQVKDSLPASQNSRQNPIGSLWQKTTENLTRFLPQATHRIVSSFTVSDAQVAEILEQVRTQLPTTEALLLGKPQTGKSSIVRGLTGVSAEIIGQGFRPHTQHTERYAYPSVDFPLLIFTDTVGLGDVNQDTQAIIQELIGDLQTETHSARVLILAVKINDFATETLRQITEELRQKYPDIPCLLVVTCLHEIYPENQEQHPPYPPQLSELQRAYQAIQAAFQGLYQRAVLIDFTLEEDGYHPVFYGLEAFRENLADLLPAAEARAIYRLLDEGASEQIGSIYRDVGRRYIAAFATIAATLAAVPLPLATMPVLTALQVSMVGLLGKLYGQNLTRSQAGGVVSAIAGGFLAQVVGRELVKFIPGFGSVIAASWAAAYTWSLGESACVYFGDLMGGKKPDPKKIQLVMRQSFEAAKERFRDSSGEEGKSNE from the coding sequence ATGACAGAACAAAGCGATGACAATCAAGTCAAGGATTCTCTGCCAGCAAGTCAGAATTCTAGGCAAAATCCCATAGGTAGTTTGTGGCAGAAAACTACGGAAAATCTCACCCGATTTTTACCACAGGCGACTCACCGAATCGTCTCTTCATTTACCGTGAGTGATGCACAAGTTGCAGAGATTTTAGAGCAGGTACGTACCCAGTTGCCTACTACCGAAGCTTTGTTACTAGGAAAACCCCAAACAGGTAAAAGTTCCATTGTGCGCGGTTTGACGGGAGTTTCTGCCGAAATTATTGGGCAAGGGTTTCGCCCCCACACCCAACATACAGAACGTTATGCTTATCCTTCGGTGGATTTTCCCCTACTGATTTTTACTGACACCGTTGGGTTAGGAGATGTCAACCAGGATACCCAGGCAATTATTCAAGAATTAATTGGGGATTTACAGACAGAAACCCACAGTGCCAGGGTGTTAATTCTCGCAGTCAAAATTAACGACTTTGCGACAGAAACACTCAGACAAATTACGGAAGAATTACGGCAAAAATATCCTGATATCCCCTGTTTACTAGTAGTGACTTGCCTCCACGAAATCTATCCAGAGAATCAGGAACAACATCCTCCCTATCCACCACAATTATCGGAGCTACAGCGAGCCTACCAAGCCATACAAGCAGCTTTTCAAGGACTATACCAACGTGCCGTGCTGATTGATTTTACCTTGGAAGAAGATGGTTATCATCCAGTTTTTTATGGGTTAGAGGCATTTCGGGAAAATTTAGCAGATTTATTGCCAGCAGCCGAAGCTAGGGCGATTTATCGACTATTAGATGAGGGAGCTAGTGAGCAAATCGGCAGTATTTACCGAGACGTTGGCAGACGTTATATTGCAGCTTTTGCTACCATTGCGGCTACTCTGGCAGCCGTTCCCCTACCCTTAGCGACAATGCCAGTGCTGACTGCTTTGCAGGTTTCCATGGTGGGGTTATTAGGGAAATTGTATGGGCAAAATCTGACGCGATCGCAAGCTGGGGGTGTGGTAAGCGCGATCGCGGGTGGTTTTCTAGCTCAAGTTGTGGGGCGGGAACTGGTAAAATTTATACCTGGCTTTGGCAGTGTGATTGCGGCTTCCTGGGCAGCAGCTTATACTTGGTCTTTGGGGGAAAGTGCCTGTGTGTATTTCGGTGATTTAATGGGGGGTAAAAAACCCGATCCCAAAAAAATTCAATTAGTGATGCGGCAATCTTTTGAAGCTGCGAAGGAAAGATTCAGGGATTCATCGGGTGAAGAGGGAAAATCTAACGAATAG
- a CDS encoding DUF72 domain-containing protein, with product MNFLIGCAVWAYKGWICELYPEGTPTADFLKLYSRRFTTVEGNTTFYAVPSAATVSRWVQETPANFQFCLKFPRNVTHQGKLQPHIPQALEFIHRVQPLGKRLGAIFAQLPPSYSPTLLEDLITFLTALPRQDVAIALEVRHPDWFTDNYTNQLTEILQKLGVGKVLLDSRPIYTPNNHSQIECRKPQLPVQFTLTAPFGLIRFISHPQPDINQPFMAEWVNQISLWLQQGKQIYFFVHCPTEERSPANAFHFQQLLQQNTPIPPLPQYPDDSTPQQLSLW from the coding sequence ATGAATTTCTTGATTGGCTGTGCAGTTTGGGCTTACAAAGGCTGGATATGTGAACTTTATCCAGAAGGAACCCCTACAGCAGACTTTCTCAAGTTATATAGTCGTCGTTTCACCACCGTAGAAGGGAACACAACTTTCTATGCTGTACCAAGTGCAGCAACTGTTAGTCGTTGGGTGCAAGAAACACCTGCAAATTTCCAATTTTGCTTAAAATTTCCCCGCAACGTCACCCACCAAGGGAAACTACAACCCCATATTCCCCAAGCTCTGGAATTTATTCACAGAGTACAACCCCTGGGTAAACGCTTAGGAGCCATTTTTGCCCAATTACCACCCAGCTACTCCCCTACTCTGCTGGAAGATTTAATTACCTTTCTCACTGCTTTACCCCGTCAAGATGTGGCGATCGCCTTGGAAGTTAGGCATCCCGATTGGTTTACAGATAACTACACCAACCAATTAACAGAAATTCTCCAAAAACTGGGTGTCGGTAAAGTACTTTTAGACTCTCGCCCCATATATACTCCCAACAATCATTCCCAAATTGAATGTCGTAAACCTCAACTTCCCGTACAATTTACCCTGACTGCACCCTTTGGCTTAATTCGCTTTATTTCCCATCCCCAACCAGATATTAACCAACCCTTCATGGCAGAATGGGTAAACCAAATTTCCCTCTGGCTACAACAGGGAAAACAAATCTACTTCTTTGTTCATTGTCCTACAGAAGAGCGATCGCCCGCTAACGCCTTTCATTTTCAACAACTTTTACAGCAAAATACCCCTATACCCCCTCTCCCCCAGTATCCCGACGACAGTACACCCCAACAGTTAAGTTTGTGGTAG
- a CDS encoding TetR/AcrR family transcriptional regulator yields the protein MSKGQETKLKILQQAAELFNQQGYAGASMSDIMKVTGLQKGGIYNHFQSKEDLAIQAFDYAIAQYVQRYQGVIQGKRHAIARLQAIIDIFASFGENPPITGGCPILNTAIESDDAHPALRERTQVAMNGWRHLICRIIQKGIARGEIHPEVNPDETTTVMIATLEGGLMMSKLYGDMIHLQRAIKHLHEYVIARLSPPQP from the coding sequence ATGTCTAAAGGACAAGAAACTAAACTCAAAATCCTCCAGCAAGCTGCTGAATTGTTTAATCAGCAAGGATATGCTGGTGCGTCTATGTCAGACATTATGAAGGTGACAGGGTTACAGAAGGGAGGAATTTACAATCATTTTCAAAGCAAGGAAGATTTAGCTATCCAAGCATTTGATTATGCGATCGCCCAGTATGTACAGCGCTATCAAGGAGTAATTCAGGGAAAACGTCACGCGATCGCCAGATTACAAGCAATCATCGATATCTTTGCCAGTTTTGGGGAAAACCCACCAATTACCGGAGGTTGCCCTATTTTAAATACTGCCATTGAAAGTGATGATGCTCACCCCGCCTTGCGAGAGCGCACCCAAGTAGCAATGAATGGCTGGCGGCATCTAATTTGTCGGATAATTCAAAAGGGAATCGCCAGAGGGGAGATACACCCAGAAGTCAACCCCGATGAAACTACCACTGTGATGATTGCCACCCTCGAAGGTGGATTAATGATGAGTAAGCTCTATGGAGATATGATTCATCTGCAAAGAGCTATCAAGCATTTGCATGAATACGTCATTGCCAGATTATCTCCACCCCAACCCTAA
- a CDS encoding glutathione S-transferase encodes MNKTQNQPLRLITIPASHYCEKARWALTKLKISYQEEPHSPPFHKFVTQKFGGTSTPLLITEKQVFTDSTDILRYLDSIASATEKLYPTEPLLIQQANTLENLFNQHLGTATRRWGYSQIIDDYEIMKSRSCQGVPTIEKICFPLVFPLLRSQLPKIFHITENSPVEDTTIIHKIFAQVGDLLADGRQYILGDKFSAIDITFAALAAPVIQPPQHPTKPRPLEELPSKLATAITNFRDTSAGKYVLRLYRERYI; translated from the coding sequence ATGAATAAAACACAAAATCAACCCCTGCGTCTCATCACAATTCCTGCGAGCCATTACTGTGAAAAAGCCAGATGGGCTTTAACCAAATTGAAGATATCCTATCAAGAAGAACCCCACTCCCCACCTTTCCATAAATTCGTAACGCAGAAATTTGGAGGAACATCCACGCCTCTGTTAATTACCGAAAAACAAGTGTTTACCGATTCTACAGATATTCTTCGATATCTCGATTCCATTGCCTCCGCCACAGAAAAACTTTATCCTACAGAACCCCTATTAATACAACAGGCAAATACCCTCGAAAATTTATTCAATCAACACCTAGGAACAGCTACCCGTCGCTGGGGTTACTCTCAAATTATAGACGACTATGAAATCATGAAAAGTCGTTCTTGTCAGGGAGTACCTACAATCGAAAAAATCTGCTTCCCCCTAGTATTTCCTCTGCTGCGATCGCAACTACCTAAAATATTTCACATCACAGAGAATTCCCCAGTGGAAGATACCACAATTATTCACAAAATTTTCGCCCAAGTGGGTGATTTATTAGCTGATGGACGGCAATATATACTAGGTGATAAATTCTCTGCTATTGATATTACTTTTGCTGCCCTAGCTGCACCAGTTATTCAGCCTCCCCAACATCCCACAAAACCCCGTCCCCTCGAAGAATTGCCTAGCAAATTAGCTACAGCAATTACCAATTTTCGAGACACATCTGCCGGGAAATATGTGTTGCGTTTGTACAGGGAAAGATATATCTAA
- a CDS encoding glutathione S-transferase family protein yields the protein MLKFYYNPRSPMSRIVWVTLLEKELYYESKIISLNGDQLTPEFLEISPFHHVPIIIDNGFRVIESLAIIDYLETRYPTPSLLPQNIQVLAQVRMVQMVSFHELFRPIMNFLYTNPDSPEYQIARANIHRVLQLFSQLLADNSYFGGEQFTLGDIVAGTGISLLTKSDFSLQNYPIIQRWYELLMQRSSWQSTELTQREFTQFKRVFIKLKARERQRLLSTKAS from the coding sequence ATGCTGAAATTCTACTACAATCCCCGCTCTCCAATGTCTCGCATAGTTTGGGTGACACTATTAGAAAAAGAGCTTTATTATGAATCAAAAATTATCAGCCTTAATGGTGATCAACTCACCCCTGAATTCCTAGAAATTAGCCCATTTCACCACGTTCCCATTATCATTGATAATGGTTTTCGAGTCATAGAATCCCTCGCAATTATAGATTACCTCGAAACTCGCTACCCCACCCCATCCTTACTCCCTCAAAATATCCAAGTCCTTGCCCAAGTGCGGATGGTACAAATGGTGAGCTTTCACGAGCTATTTCGCCCAATTATGAATTTCCTCTATACAAATCCCGATTCTCCAGAATATCAAATAGCTAGGGCAAATATTCACCGAGTACTACAATTATTCAGCCAATTATTAGCAGATAACTCCTATTTCGGTGGAGAACAATTTACCCTCGGCGATATTGTTGCAGGTACGGGAATCTCTTTACTCACAAAATCTGATTTCTCCCTGCAAAATTACCCAATTATCCAAAGATGGTATGAGCTACTCATGCAACGCTCATCCTGGCAATCCACAGAATTAACTCAAAGGGAGTTTACACAATTTAAACGAGTTTTTATCAAGTTAAAAGCCCGTGAACGTCAACGTCTCCTGAGTACCAAAGCATCCTAA
- a CDS encoding carbohydrate ABC transporter permease, protein MYGVLSAIALLTLAPLLWLVSTSLKSATENIFQFPPQLLPTQPTLDNFVTVWQTNPFGQYLFNSLFVAGCTVGLNLLFCALAAYPLARLSFPGKDGIFIAIISTIMIPFQIVMIPLYILTIQLGLRNSYLGIIFPGLASAFGIFLLRQAFLGVPKEMEEAARMDGCSELGLWWHVMLPAIRPALVTLAIFVFIGSWSDFLWPLIIIQDESLYTLPLGVAKLAGTFSLDWRLVAAGSMISIAPVLLVFLFLQRYIVPTETGSGVKG, encoded by the coding sequence ATGTATGGGGTGTTGAGCGCGATCGCTCTGTTAACTCTGGCTCCTTTATTATGGTTAGTTAGTACTTCCTTGAAGTCAGCGACGGAGAATATTTTTCAATTTCCACCACAATTATTACCAACTCAACCAACCTTAGATAATTTCGTGACGGTATGGCAAACAAATCCCTTTGGGCAATATTTGTTTAATAGTCTTTTCGTTGCAGGATGTACAGTTGGGTTGAATTTATTATTTTGTGCCTTGGCTGCGTATCCTCTAGCGAGATTGTCTTTTCCAGGCAAGGATGGGATATTTATTGCTATTATTTCCACAATTATGATTCCTTTTCAAATTGTGATGATTCCCCTATACATTTTGACGATTCAATTAGGATTGAGAAATAGTTATTTGGGGATAATTTTTCCTGGTTTAGCTTCTGCCTTTGGGATTTTCTTGTTGCGGCAAGCTTTTTTAGGTGTTCCGAAGGAAATGGAAGAAGCAGCAAGGATGGATGGGTGTTCCGAGCTAGGTTTATGGTGGCACGTTATGTTACCAGCAATTCGCCCAGCGTTGGTAACCTTGGCAATTTTTGTCTTTATTGGTTCCTGGAGTGATTTTTTGTGGCCCCTGATTATCATTCAAGATGAGAGCTTGTATACCTTACCTTTGGGTGTGGCAAAGCTGGCTGGAACTTTTTCCCTCGATTGGCGATTAGTAGCAGCTGGCTCGATGATTTCCATTGCTCCTGTTTTATTAGTATTTCTGTTTTTGCAAAGGTATATTGTACCGACAGAGACAGGTAGTGGGGTGAAGGGGTAA
- a CDS encoding 5-formyltetrahydrofolate cyclo-ligase, whose product MDKIELRRSLLQKRRQMSEHDWQSRSDRLCSHLLTSSLLYSGTTVLAYHSFRQEPDLGSLFTDSRFRWGFPRCVGKSLVWHAWQPGEPWQTGAFGITEPCTDAPTLQAEAANLMLVPCVACDTHGYRLGYGGGYYDRLLSLPEWQNFPTIGIVFDFAFLPQLPIKSWDRKLDFVCTESGLYSAN is encoded by the coding sequence ATGGACAAAATCGAATTACGGCGATCGCTGTTACAAAAACGTCGGCAGATGTCTGAGCATGATTGGCAAAGTCGGAGCGATCGCCTCTGTTCTCACCTACTGACATCTTCCCTTCTCTATTCCGGTACCACTGTTCTTGCTTATCATAGCTTTCGCCAAGAACCAGATTTAGGTTCCCTATTCACTGATTCCCGATTTCGTTGGGGTTTCCCGCGCTGTGTTGGTAAATCCTTGGTATGGCATGCTTGGCAACCGGGAGAACCTTGGCAAACTGGAGCTTTTGGGATTACAGAGCCTTGCACAGATGCGCCAACTTTGCAAGCAGAGGCAGCCAATTTGATGCTTGTACCTTGTGTTGCCTGTGATACCCACGGCTACCGCTTAGGCTATGGGGGTGGTTACTATGACCGTCTTCTCAGTTTACCTGAATGGCAAAATTTTCCAACTATTGGTATTGTTTTTGACTTTGCTTTCTTACCTCAGTTGCCCATTAAATCTTGGGATAGGAAATTAGATTTTGTTTGTACCGAATCTGGATTATATTCGGCTAACTGA